Genomic DNA from Deltaproteobacteria bacterium:
GCCCACATTGTTTCAGGCACCGTGGCGTTCATAACCATCTTCCTCTCCTAGCGTCATATCTGTTATTCAATTGTCAGGAGATACGGCAACTTTCAACGAGCCGGCTCTGGGCGTGCGGGCAAGATCGAGGGCCAGGTTTATCTCCTCTAGAGGAAATGTGTGGGTTACGAGATAGCGGCCGGGAAAGTTCTCGTCAGCGAGCAATGCTCGGACCTCATCATTGAGTTCAATGGAAGAAGAATAGCTTCCAAGGATCTGCTTCTCAGCCACACCCACCTGGCCCGCATCAAAGCAGAACTCCTGCGCTTGCCGAGTATGAGCGAAAAGTATGAGTCTACCTCCTGGTCGAAGTGCTCGCAGAGCTGCATTTATGGTTTTCTCATTATCCGTAGCGGCAATAACCGCATCAGGACCCAGAGGTGGCGCTGCCTGTTGAAGTTTGCCAGCCAGATCCTCTTCTGGTGAAAATACTGCCTCAGCACCACACTGGAGAGCCGTTGCTCGTCTTGCTGGCTGCGGCTCCACTGCAAAGACGCGCCAGCCCTTCTTTCTGGCGAGTGCAGTCAACATGAGACCCACCGGACCCTGACCGAGAATGACGAGGGTGCCGCTCTCACCGGGGAGTGTCAGGATGCATTTGAGGCAGGTGTTGAGAGGTTCCATGAGTATTGCTATGGCCGCTGGCAGCGGTTCTGGCAGCGGCACCACGCCTCCCCCTGTGACAATCCACGGGGCAACCCTGACATATTCAGCCCAGCCACCTCCAGCAGGGTTAAATCCTGCTGTGGTGCCG
This window encodes:
- a CDS encoding alcohol dehydrogenase catalytic domain-containing protein, which translates into the protein MNKEKIPQQMCAAVWRGGSELSIEEVPVPEVRAGEVLVRVEACGICPTDIKKIDFALCQPPTIFGHETVGRVVAAGAGAGEHLGRRVALYHHVPCRRCRLCDLGLYSQCEVYKKTGTTAGFNPAGGGWAEYVRVAPWIVTGGGVVPLPEPLPAAIAILMEPLNTCLKCILTLPGESGTLVILGQGPVGLMLTALARKKGWRVFAVEPQPARRATALQCGAEAVFSPEEDLAGKLQQAAPPLGPDAVIAATDNEKTINAALRALRPGGRLILFAHTRQAQEFCFDAGQVGVAEKQILGSYSSSIELNDEVRALLADENFPGRYLVTHTFPLEEINLALDLARTPRAGSLKVAVSPDN